gacagcggtgtggaataaaggtcaactattaaatgttaataaaagaCCAAAAGGTACCAGAGAAAATGGTAGCTTTAATAATGtttaatctattttttttttttataatttatgcagtgaAGACTATTTCCTAACTGTTAGAGAGGTAGGAAGGccacaaatacattttacatttattatttatgattattattattatcatcccataatttactcaccctcaagccatcctaggcatgtatgacattcttctttcagatgaatacaattggagttagatttaaaaatgtcttgGCTAGTCCAAGCAttgtaatggcagtgaatggcatggtaatgaatggatgcactttttgggctCCGaaaagccaggacatttttaaatctACCTccaattgtattcgtctgaaaaacGAATGTCATATATACCTAGGATAGCTTGAGGGTGActaaatcatggggtcatttttaatatttttggttgaactatccctttaagttcacAAAtgaaaaggtgttttttttgtaaaaataaaaaaacaatacatgttGAAATTTATAACACTCAGTTATACGGAAATGCTGAATATCtataattaatgttttaaaattcaTAGATATCAATACCAGTATTGGTAtctgatactggccttcattcataaaaaaaaatgccattaaacaaacatttaaaataactaaactatgaaattattacaaaataaatatataaaaaaactccaatgttattaataatgataaatcactatttcattaaaaaaaaattttagttacaacaaaatatgtgtgtaaaaatattaaatgtaaacaaaattgcagagtaaaaaaaaaaaaaaatcaaaataatgtatatatatttaaaaaatttgaattaaataaaaacctGGTAGGGTACGAAGCAGTGGAGCGGGCGGATGGGGTCAGGTTCTGAGGACTGTAGCTTACTGAAGTAGCCGAGCAGAGCCAGGTCTCGCAGCTCATTACTGCGCTGATGTTGCCTAAGAGGAATGCAGGATGGGAATTTACTTTGGTTTGTAAAGTATAACTAACCAAAAATTACCTAGTTAAATCTTCACTGCGAGAACTGCCAAATGATCACAGTTAAAATCGAAAAGGTGCAGCTGGCTGCCTTACATTTCTCCAGGTGTCCCAGCGCCTTCGAACTCTGATTGGACACTGAGAAATACATGAGATCGAATGGTGAGGTAACTGCCTGGCTCCTCTGTCAAGGTGGATGGCGTCGGAGGATGCGTCTGCCAGCCATGGGCAATTCTGAGGAACTCTGGGGTGAGAAGTTGACACTGTGACGTATTTCCGAAACTCAGCTGCACTACATGCGTAACGGAAAAAAGACGAATAAGGTCTACTAGTATCTGAAAGCCATGGCCTgtgaaagagagaaaaacaatTGTTAGCAAGTTAGCACCATAAActcaaatgaaaaaatgtatcatatacaaaaaaataaagaattgaTATATTTACTAGGGCTATCAATGAAAACAAAAATTGAATAATGTCTCTAACTggtttgacagccctaaaattTGCAAAAATATTCAAGATCCAATAATGAGTCCATATTTCTGCAATTCAAATCAATATTCCTATTTTATTGCCTTTAATGTGCAATGTTTTTGCTGACCTTTGATCCAGCCCATAGTATTGATGATGACAGGACTCTCTCCATTGACATGGCGCCAGAGGGATTTGAGAGACTCCAGATACCGATCAATGTCAGCTTCACAATCTGCCTGACCATAATACACCATGTGCTTTGGGTCACGCATGTGTGTGAAAGGAGGCCCTAAAGAAAGAACAACACAAATCACTAACATGTCCACCAACATGCTAAATTTAAGACACTGTTTCTTACATATCTATAGTACAAAGCTCTTCAGAatctgtttaaattatattgatgacatttttttacttcatttgGCTATATAGAAATGGGTATGCCACATACCCAGCAGTGGCTCTGTTACTGTGCATAAGGAAAGGCATCCAGGAGGGGTGAACTCAGTCTGGCCTAGATCACACTCCAAATACTCCACACTTACAGTGCTGCACACACAAGAAGGTAGAGAGATGTATATCACCTTGAAATTACAATGCTTGCAAATTTCTAACCATCATGCTTACAGCTTGGCATGCAGGCTAGcctacaaaaaaaacaagatcGTTCTCAATTCATCAATTCATTACTAAACTGATAAAATGAACTGGTTGAACTCACTGATTGAGCAGGTTGTTAATAAGGTACCGATTGAAGGTGGACTTCCCAGCGGATTTCCCCCCACACACAAGAATTACAGGACACCGGTCAAATTCCCctttggacaaaaaaaaaaaaaaaaaacattgtacaTTGCTTTAGACTGAACACACTTACACATTAATTGTATAAGTAAATTGTGGGATTTGTTGACAGGACTTGATTCAAAAGcagggaacaaattagttaaTTGGGGTTGCAAATTGCATTGATTTACTAGAACGAGGGACTGAACACTTAATTTGTAGCCACAATATTTTTGTCCATGTCATATGGGGGGGATCTATACATTTCACAGAGCAcaaaatttttattttctctACATATGCATTTAGAATTGAAAATCTACACTTAACGTGGCAGTTCAccacaaaatgaaaattctgtgatTCACAAGCTCTTGATGTAGTTGATATATCAGGTACAGTACTTTTTTTATGGAAATCAATCTGTAAACTAAACAGGGAACCCACTCTGTTGGTATATTCTATAATATTTAAGGTtaaagttttttgttgtttatataTCTGTGTGgtgttttaatatgctttaaaggtcccgttcttagcgattccatctttcaaactttagttagtgtgtaatgttgctgttagagcataaataattcctgaaaaattataaagctcaaagttcaatgccaagcgagatattttatttaactgaagttccctttcaaagcctacagcaaacggccggtttggactacagcaggaagtgcagggatgtaatgacgtcactagaaccgtttgttgactaaccctccgcccacaagaacacgcaaaatagggggcgtggtcttgttgctctcccacgtggagaagaacACGCATTCAGCGCtggcatctccccgttatggtaagaggcgggacctttccgggcaaagtgcgctaagctgctgtccaatcacaacacgggaagcgctggcccaatcagaactcgttacgtatttctgaaggagggacttcatagaacaaggaaatcatcaggatgtttttaggacagaggaaacagcggtgttcagataagtaaattgtgtgaaaaatactgttttttacacgcgaaacatgaactcatgttatattgcacactgtaaacataatcaaagcttcgaaattCAAAAACATGGTTTGAAACTTGTAACTAATCCCGTCATTGTGTGGGATGGGGCTTTTCCAATCATTATTTCTATGGATGCTGATTTTTTAGAAGGCAGCTCTCTGACTCTGAGATGGCGAACGGGAACAATAGTTTGAACAACTACTAAAATATACCTTCCCAGGCACTGAGCAAACTGCTTATAGCTTCTCTGCAGCTAGGTGACGTCACCAAACCCTGCGCACAGGGTCCACGCAAAGCTGTTACACCCACGGCTGACAGAACGGGGTTATAGATGGCAGCCTGAGACTTCATCTCCTTCTGCAAAATGCATAAACAGAGACACAAATATATGTGTTGCAATGCCAGGGACCTCAAACTATGTTGAAAAAGCCAACCATGTCTAAATTATTCTGAAAGTCAACCTACAAATATCTTGCATAGAGTTGCCTTTGCATATTAAACTGGGAATgtattttaacattataaacaatatacacATCAGCTATTTGAACATGAGCATGCAAAATCAGAAATGTCACGACTTACCGAGTTGAGGCCGAAGATCTCTGCGAGTTCTGAGAAGCTGGTGAGAAAGCGAGTGAGTGGTGTGTCTAGAGGTTCCAGAAGCACCACGCAGGAGTCCGAGTCCACCTCACTCATGAGCCTTTTACTTGGCTCTAGACATAAAAAGACAAATTGCAACAATTTTAGAAAGTAGGTGCAGGTAGAAACTAAAGGGATCACTATAGGTGTAAACTGTTTTTTCAGGCACTGGCTAATTTTGAGATACTTGGCTTTTCATAACGCGTTTGTACTAGTGGAAATAAAACATCCAAAATACTATTTTAGGTGTTTATTATCTATTTTTGTCTGTATAATTCAAATGTAATGCATATCTTttaaggtgttttttttcttttttaaaatgagCTTTTTCCTCAGGTGTCAAGTCAGAAAGCGCCACTTCAGTAGTCCTTACATACACCAAACATTACAGTTTTACTCACATCTATATTCTGAAGGTTTTACAGAGTGTTGGCTCATATAACATTTCTCTGATTTTATActatgatatattatattatttttttacatttaattactaAAATCAAGATGATTTTTTGTCTGACCTGTTGACTGTATTTTATGATTAATGCAGTAATAAAAAGAGATATGCAAAAAAAGCACTGgcaacaaaataaaaagaatTTCGAACAAGGCTTTATCCAATGTTCAGAGTATGCAAATTAGTGCATTAGAGCAATTTAATTAGATAATGCCTTATTTGCATAATTAAACAATTCAGAAAACTAGTACAAACATCTTAATGTAATCAATCAACTGGGGAAGTAGTGATGTCTATCAGTTATGTTTTACCCTATTAACCTGGGATGCCTTGGCTTATGCCGCCTTCCcgtgctatcggaaatttgataattcccacttctgacgtcgtgattacgagctcatgCCATTCAAATTTGGAAATGGGAGggtgtgcaatttttacctaggaaactcgtattcacgataattccgagagcacgtgaaggcagcattaaagGGCGATACAAGGGTGAGGAAAAAAAAGGTCATTAAAAGTTGTATAGGCCAGGTTTCACATTTAACAATTAAGCCAGGCTTAGGCCTTAGCTCAATTAGGAAAtttaagtagattttataaatgtgtcttagaaagaaaagaaaaaaacatgactTGATGAACCGtgaatcttgagacaaaacaatggcactgacaaaTTTTAAGATAAGTCAGAAAGTTTCTTTTAGTTAAGACAGCTCAAACATGAATTTTAGATTGGGACTAGGCTTATGCCACCTTCAAATGCTATTAGAAATGTGATAATTCCaccttctgaagtcgtgattacgagcttcacaataattccgatagcaagtgaaggcagcattaagcCTTGTGAAATCAGCAAATAAAAGGTATTAATGAGGCTTCTTGTGATGCTACCTGAAGAGAAATAATTGCGAACAATGGCTTTGGCTTCCAGCAGCCCCTCTTTCTTCTTCTTGCTGGAGGGGGGGTTGTTTCCTAAGGCTTTGATGGTAAGAGGGCAGTGAGACGGTGGCGAGAACAGGGGGTAAGGTTGTTGGCCCTCCTCAATGGTGAAGCCCAGCACCTCTACATGACCATAGAGGCAAGTGAGCAGGCACTTTCCACGGAAACACAAGACCTGCACAGACATCAGACACAAAAGTCAGCCTATGTGCAGAAAACAGCGATTGACTTATATATTGGTCAGGCTGATTAATCGGCAGCAACTTTGGCAGCAATTTGTTGTAATGTTAACACTCACAATGTTAATactaaaaaaatgataaaaggTATATACAAATATTAACAACAAGACTTGGTAGTTGCCTCTTATGTTAGTATCAGATATTCTAGCCTTAGTTTTCATTGAATTTGAGCAATTTTATGATCTCACCCAATTCACACTACACTGACAGAAAGCAAAAAAAGACACTGTCAGATCATCGGAGTCTTGGTATCTGTTTGAACCTTCGCCGATTGAACATGCTGAATTGGAATTAGAAGTGACGTGCTGTAATCTGGTGACTTTTGCCGTCGGACTGCATCTGTCGGTGCAGTGTGAATTGGGTTTAAGGTGTATCAATATGCATCCGCTGTTGAAAAGCTCATTCTGGTCAACCACAAGTGGTAATCCAGGCATTAAACAATTGCAAGAACTACACAagcacacataaacaaaacatatcaCTGATTCAACATCATAGTGGTTAAATGCTGATATTATCTGTCTACCTGGCCTTGTTTCATGACTAAAACCGCACGGTTGTGGGTTTGGTCAAGGTGGGCATAGAATTGAAGATCATCCTCTTCCTGCTGGTCTGTGTCAGGTATTGTAGAACTTTCCATGCCATTCTGAAGAACACTATTGGCATATTCACTCCATTCTTGTGAGTCCACTGAAGAGCTGCTGTCATCCAGTTCCGTGCCTCCATTTGTGTGGCCATGATCAAAAGTCACAGAAGTGGGCTTTACCTTTACCTCCTCGGCACAACTGGTTTCAGGGACAAAAGTCACAGGCTTTGCACACAACTTCTTCAACCGTTTTATTGTGGGTTTTTCCCTTTTAGCTATCTGTTGCTCCAACTTTGCAGTCCCAGGACTTGTATTTAGGAGAGTTGAGTCCAGGCTGCGTGTTTTTTTGTGCCATTTATTCTTACTGTGACGTTTGGTGGCATTCCGTTGCTCATGTTGGGACCGAGAAGAAACCTTGTGTACTTTCATTGTCAACCAATGAACTCCAACGAGGctaaaaacaacataaatccAGGGCAGGGGAACACCTGTAAAGGAAGAGAGCAATGAAGGAATCACTAAAAATGTTGTAAATAAGAAATGAAGGGGGGAAAATGACTTCTGGATATAAGTAGAGAAACACAGACAGCTAGTTAATTTATTCAGTTGGTAAAATATGGTGAAAAATTGTTGCATCATATTATTACCAACCACTAGTTAGATCATTTGTTGTTAAACTATGATTCTGAAAGCCACATTAATGGTTGTAAGTTCACTGACCTGTTTGTAGAGAGAACTGGCGATTCTCCTGGTGCAAGATTTGAATCAAAGTTTGTGTGAATATGCTGTTGTTTCAATGTACCTGGCAGTGGCACCatgcaaacatcaaaatcacGCACGATGCTGTTGTGCTTTCACTCCACTAATCGATACGAAGCCGTTTATTTCCCCTTTTTAATCTGCTTTAATGACCGCATTGTGAATGTTTTGGGAATGCGTTTGAAAGCATACATATAAGAGAAACAGAGATGAAACGTACTACATGTTAAATATACAACTCGTTGGCTAACAGGAACGATTTTGTGCAGCACTGGCGCCTCACAGTTAACGTATGTGCCACGTGAtggacagaaacagacttcCCGGAGTTTAAATGAACTTTAATTCTACACTGCCTTTCTGAATTAATATTTCACTATAAAATACTTAACCATAACTATCAAAAATGTTATACAATCGAAGAATTAGTGTTATTTTGGTTGCATGAGCTAAACAATTTAATCAGCGCGTATGTTAAGAAAGTCACACTCAGCGTAATGGATTGAATGGCCAACAGAGCTCAAACAATATTGCAACGTCACTTCCTGTTTCTGTTTCAACATGGCTTCTTGTTGTTTAGCCCAAATTAAGCATTTGATGCTATGTAATATATAAGTAACTCACTATATTACATTAAGCATATATGTCGAGTTTCAGTATATGAAAAGAAACATGAGAGCAATGACATAATTTATGCGAAAGGTGAGTCTTACACAGTTGATTGTGCGGCGAGTAGTTTAGGGAGCGTCAGTAAAATGCGGACATCGTGGTTAACGTTTAGGTAATATTAATTAGTTAATCAGATAATTAATCTGTCAGAGTCATGCGCATTGTATGGGCAAGCATTGTTGAACATGGATAGATGAAAATGTGCAGATTTATTATGTGTACTGTTTCATATAACGAGTTTAGCCAAAATAAGTAAGATCTTGGAATAACCAACTATGcttgtaaaataatatttgcaGTATTTCAAGAATTTGTTAAAGTTGCATGACCTCaaacattataatataataagatATTATCttcatgaaacatttattaataatgaCAGTATAGTAATAAAACCCGACCAGGCtgaccttttattttattttatgcacagtttttattattattattattattattattattattattattattattattattattattatgagcaTTATTAtgagcattattattattattattattataaatatccatgaatacaattaataatagtgtttaataaaatatgtaaatatgtaaaaaGAACAATACAACCATTATATCTTCttgaaatatttattaataatgacaaaaaaaattatcaaaaacaCACCAGAACaggcacattttttttattgttttttatatttcttagtttttattattcttattattatcatcatcatcataaatatccataaaaaattgtaaaatcattattttgtattaattattattaattaaagtaGTAATAATACTAAATAGTAAATATGTAATAAATAATGACACAATTTTTATCAAAAACACACCAGAACAGgcacattttttattgtttttttttatatttcttagtttttattattattattattattattattattattattata
This region of Pseudorasbora parva isolate DD20220531a chromosome 6, ASM2467924v1, whole genome shotgun sequence genomic DNA includes:
- the nol9 gene encoding polynucleotide 5'-hydroxyl-kinase NOL9 translates to MKVHKVSSRSQHEQRNATKRHSKNKWHKKTRSLDSTLLNTSPGTAKLEQQIAKREKPTIKRLKKLCAKPVTFVPETSCAEEVKVKPTSVTFDHGHTNGGTELDDSSSSVDSQEWSEYANSVLQNGMESSTIPDTDQQEEDDLQFYAHLDQTHNRAVLVMKQGQVLCFRGKCLLTCLYGHVEVLGFTIEEGQQPYPLFSPPSHCPLTIKALGNNPPSSKKKKEGLLEAKAIVRNYFSSEPSKRLMSEVDSDSCVVLLEPLDTPLTRFLTSFSELAEIFGLNSKEMKSQAAIYNPVLSAVGVTALRGPCAQGLVTSPSCREAISSLLSAWEGEFDRCPVILVCGGKSAGKSTFNRYLINNLLNHTVSVEYLECDLGQTEFTPPGCLSLCTVTEPLLGPPFTHMRDPKHMVYYGQADCEADIDRYLESLKSLWRHVNGESPVIINTMGWIKGHGFQILVDLIRLFSVTHVVQLSFGNTSQCQLLTPEFLRIAHGWQTHPPTPSTLTEEPGSYLTIRSHVFLSVQSEFEGAGTPGEMQHQRSNELRDLALLGYFSKLQSSEPDPIRPLHCFVPYQVPHSSVAIGITHCEVAPSNIFYAVNASIVGLCCLSEKVVGRGGPVVLSQTPICQCVGLGVLRGVDMARGLYFLVTPVSPSVLRHVNCLLLGEITLPKVLLTNQHGVEGDLPYITTDYSFEAKGAGKLHIYKGLTRPGFTKSNN